The nucleotide window AAATGTCAATTGGTCAGtagaaaaattactaaaataagaaatataataattatattaccatCGTGACCAAAAAACTACCTACAATAATAGAACGATAATAGtcattatataatgatgataacgTATTTGAAAAAAAATGCGAAATAAACTGAAAAACTAATATAAAGAATTATGAAAGTAATAGATCTAATAAACGTATAAGTAAATATGATGATTTAAATAACAGTAATATAATACAGGTAAAAGGAGAATCCAAAAGCAATATACGTAATTGGAAATTGCAGAATGGTATCCCTAATACAAAGCAGTCATTAAAACTCAATTACCGCTTCATGAAAGTGATCCTGGACACACTAAAGGACATAAACGTAGGATCTAAAGAGGATGCAATGATCAACGGAGATAAGGACTCTCCCTCAGAAGATGAGAGCTCTCAGTTTCCGTGTTAATGTCACACCtcaagggatgagagagagagagagagagagagagagagagagagagagagagagagagagagagagagagagagagagatcattccagACACTTATGCTAATCGGGAAGTGATTAATTATCTAAAGCTGTGTTAAATGAGGAAttaggtttatatatttttttcttttatgtttacacACGGTATTTGGAGGGTACGTTGATATTCATCctacatacagaaacacacacatacacaaacaaacacacacacacacgcgaacatgcataaacacacacacagatatatatgtacacacacacataaatatatatatatatatatatatatatatatatatatatatatatatatatatatatatatatatatatatacagtatatatatatatatatatatatatatatatatatatatatatatatatatatatatatatatatatatatatatattatatatatatatatatatatatatatatatatatatatatatatatatatatatatatatatatatatatatatatatatatatatatatatgtgtgtgtgtgtatatatatatatatatatatatatatatatatatatatatatatatatatatatatatatatatatatatatatatatatatatatatagatacgacaAAGAATTCAATGCATCTTTCTCTCTACCAGATTTTTTTTCCGAGCCTGTGGGGAGGTAGGCCCTCTCCGGAGACCGTCCAGCACCGTGCTTGTTACGGATCCTGTAAATCGTCCTGGATACCTGGGGGTTGGACGCAGTGCCAGAAACTGCCAGATATGGAATGCGGCAAAGGCATGCAGACATGAACTGTCAGGTGGGCTTTATTAGCGTTAAAGGATTTTATTTCAAATTGAgatataccataataataataataataataataataataataataataataataataataataataataataataataataataataatattattattattattattattattattattattattattattattattattattattattattattattattattattattgatgttactaTAGTAATAAAGGAAatagtatagataataataattttagtaaaatattatctataattataatgatatttatactACCAAAATCATGATTATTACTTCTGTGAATCTAATTGTTACAAGTACTCTTTATATTCTAGTAGTTGAaggaatatttaaaatattacttgtAAGGTGCAGGAGTGATCATGATTATAATATTGAGCTGAAAACTAGTCATTGATCTATATTTCAGTTGCAATAGGATTACTAATAAAATCATTGTTATGAGAAAATTCAATTTCATTACTTAAACtactttcttttaaaatattcaagtgATTACGAAACATAAGTGATGAAAAAAGCTAAATTTTTGCAATGCTGATGCATGCCTGAAGTGGACCAGGGAATGCAAGCAGAAGTTCCGGAGTCAGAGTGTGATTTGACTACGAGGCCAGTTAGTGAGCAACCCTGCGTCTTCTCCTGTTCTGGTGAATGTGTCGTTACTCCATGGTCCTCCTGGTCCAGTTGccctcaggtgagagagagagagagagagagagagagagagagagagagagagagagagagagagagagatagtcgtacacacatatctaccaatcaATCGACTAATCAAGCaattaatcaatatatacatacatatatatatatatatatatatatatatatatatatatatatatatatatatatatatatatatatatatatatatatatatatatatgtatatatatatatatatatatatatatatatatatatatatatatatacatatatatatatatatatatatatatatatatatatatatatatatatatatatatatatatatatatatatatattcatgtatgatgAAAATCAAGTCAATAGCATagtcaataaaaaaatattctacctCATTTTGGGGTTGAACCcatgtctcttcaaatgaaaaatcaaatagctATCAATCATGTCATTCGAAAAACTAACTTGATTTTGAACTTAACTGCTAACTGCATTCAAGGACTTCCACACCAATCAGCTGACAAAATTTATAGCATTCATTTCAAATTACATATTGCAGATGCATATAAAAATGCAAGATGGAGAAGGGTCATAATCCAAACGGAGTAAAGTCCATACTCGACTGATTGTCAGAGCTTTGTAAAATTACTATATCAACTGATCAAGATGGCTCACAGAGTCAGTTGAACACAGTCCCCTGAAAGAGTTTTTAGTGTCTCTTACGTGAATATTGCTTATCTTAAGCCTTTCAAAGTGTATTGAAGTTTGCTTGGATATATCAATTGGATTATCTTTGGATATTGAAGTTAGAAAAGATTTTGCATCGTACATATGTACTTTTATTGAGTTGTTCCACAGTAAAATGGAATAGGAGGCATAAATATAGATTCGTGTCTGGATAGTAGAACATATCAATGGATTGTACATTTAAAGAAGTTTAAACATAAAAAAACTTGAATAGTGTGTATTCTCCAGGATAAGAATTCAGTTGTGAAATAAAaaataggcacactattctatcttatttatcttcctgtagttttttttatttaagttttctgagtttatatgtgaaaaattaatTTTAGCACGTTACAGTTTTTGTGTTACTTTTAATTTCACACAATAGCAGAAACAGTTCACTACAGCTATAGACGTAATGAATGAATATATGacgaaaatcaatataaaatatgtatttaataGAAATTCATTTTTACCTCACTTTGGAATGGAACCAAAGTTTCTTCGAACGAAATACAATATAGCTGTCAACCATGCCAACAGAGGTATTAAATGTGGCCATATCCTAATTGCATTgaaggatttacatggcgagacaacTGTCATATATACCAGTGAGTTACACCCAACTTTGCGATCCATTATACCCAAAGGATAATATTTGAttaaaattatccctaatgagttaatatatgATTAAATTACACAATATCCTATTcaatagaaataatttgtttaaccaCATATGTCAAGGTAGCTACCAATCAtgccaatatgaggtagaaatttattctaatTGAACACAATATTATGTTGACTTTCGTCATATATTGATTCATAAAGGGcaatattaattgaatattattaattGGGTCTAATGGGTCGGAAAGTTGAATAATAATATCTCTTATGTATTATAGTTGTTTCATCAAGTAGGGGAGACCGGGGCTCGTTGGCAcactttttacctttttattaataGGTATAAAACTATTAGGTATTTTACAGATTtcattatatgaatgaaaaatataaacatctgaCTACATTTCATTGCATCTCAGACGTTGGTTCATgaccaaataaaaacacaaatttgtttcaaaaaaatatttctcacatgtGCCAACATACCCCGCATGCGGGTTAAGTGGGCACACAGTGAGGGGCTAGTTGGATCATAATTTTTTGTCTAGTTTAAAGACTATTTAAACACTATTTAGTAGAGCATATATTCTTGATATCATAGAAATCAAAGCACTTAACATCACAAATATTAAAACAAATGGTTTTTTATCATTGAAAACTATCTCTGGCAAGCAAGAAAATAAAACTAGTGTTTGAAGGTCCGAATGGGAAACTTATTGTAAATCACGCTATGTGttatgaatataagaaaataaacactacaagTTGAATCACAATTCTCACTTTAACTGAAAGAAAACCAGATCTAATGAAGTACCTTAAACCTTCAATATAGTCTGTGAAAACATTCAAATCACAAAGTAAATGTTAAACTTTCAAAGCTAGTCTGATTCATCATTTGAATCATAGTgaatacaaggaaaaaaataagttttatcagTGAAATTTTCATGAGCCTACCTTTTGCAAACCAGGCATTGCATCCCGATTTCTCGCGATTTGCTATTGGAAAATGGTTCTGCACATACCAAACAGTAGGTTTCCTCCTCTTCCGATTTTGAGCTTTGCGGAATTCTTTGtttagttttctttttccttgtaaGCATAATTCTTCCAGTTTTCACTTTTACCTTTGACTTTTTCTCCTCTAATGCTCTTTTAACTGGAGTATCTGTGAAGATTGCAGTagttcgtttcctttttgtttaatGAGTTACACTTTCTTGAACCTGCCTTAGGTAGTGGTCTTACTGCTTCTGTTGTTAAgctcaagtttatttttttctgtgtaggGACTCGTGAATTAGATGGTGACGGTTCATTTATGTGACTGATTGCCATATTCGGAGCCACAAGTTCATTTATCCCCTCTAATTGGGCATCCCTGAGTGTGGAAGGAGAACCAGCTTGGTTTGTAGTTTTGTCTGTAGCCTCTGATGGATATACTGTAGATTCAGCATACCAGAGCTTCCATTTTCTTGGGATGCTTGCATTTCAGACAAATCATTAGGCAAAGGCCTGTCTGTTACATTGGCACCCATAAAATCTTCTTCCTGAAGGGTGAAATCCCTGTAGATTTGAACCCAGATAAAATATTAGTAGGAGGTACAGCAAGTGGTAATGAAGTAGAAATTATTCCTGGAATATCTTATATAGTAATTGTAGAACCTAGATGATTTGTCATCCAAGAGTCCCAAGATCTATTTACATACTTCTTCAGTGGTCCGTAAATACTTATATCAACCGGTTGCATCCTATGAGAACAGTGTGGGGCGAATAAAAGAGCAACAATTCCATTTGCTTCACAATAATTAAGGCCATCTATGGACAGGTGAGACTCGTGATTGTCTAGTAATAAAACTGCTGGGCAATCTTTTAAACATTTAGTATGTTTCACAAAATGGTCAAGAAACCCAACAAAGTCAGACTCTTTCATCCACCCTGATGGATTAGCAGCTCCTGAACTACCTGGAGGGATATTGATCAGGAAACGATCGCGGAAATGAGCTCTGGGGAAAATAAAGAAAGGAGGGATTGCATTACCAATTGCTGAAACAGTTATAGCGACTGTTACAAGAGTTCCTCTTTCTGCTGAGGTAATTTTTCTAATTTGTTTAGAGCCTTTTCGAGCAACAACTTTAACAGGCTTCTGAACTGCTGTTACCCCGGTCTCATCCATGTTCCATATGTCCCCTGGAGTAAACTCATAGCCATCTAGGACAGATTGAAGATTTTGAAAAAACATATCTACATTCGTCTTGCTAAAAGTTGTTGCTCTTGAAGACTAGTTGCTCCTGGTGCTCTAATAGATAGGACCTtatttcttaaaaggaaaaaaaaaaaaatcagtcagcaCCAACCATCTCAATTTCTGTCCATGAATAGGGAATAAAATTTTtgctatatatatcatactattatGCCAATTTTCTTACATCCCTCACAGATAAGCCATAATAAATATCAGCTGCGCGTTCAAGATATGTAGAAAGTTTCTTTTCATGTTCTTTAGAAAATACCTTTCTGTGCTGAGTGTATCCCACAGTAAGAGATGAACTTCCTTCACTCAAAAGTTGTTCATCAGTTATTTTCTGGCAATAACGTGTAAATATTCGAAATGGAATGGGAAAATCTTTTGCAACCCCTCTTATTGACTTGTGTTCAAACTTTACACATTTGACAGCCCTTAGAATTACATCAAGTGGAGTTAAGGCCCGTTCAGTTTTTCTTTGGTAGGTTCTAACTATGGCTGAAAAACAAATGGGAAAACTGCTTTAATATTGCCTAAAAGTGTCCAATAATTAATAAGAATGTGTCTTTGGGGCAAGTTGGCACCGTGTCAACTTGCCCCGTTCTTGCTGTGCCAACATGCCCAAAACAAGAAAATGATACTAAAATGGGATCTGATGAATAACCTTACACTTTAAAAGATTTGTATTATTGTCCCTATATTTCCATACTTCAAGAGATATTGTAGCTAGAAAACATTCAGCATATCAAATACTTTATCACATGTTTTAGCAAAGAATAGTCATTTCTCATATATTACTTACTTTcagcaaaatcaaacttttgtccaCAAGTCGATTATCATACACAGTATCCTGATGGCGGTTTCTTGGTAACTGAACAAACATGCAGTGACCACGTGGTAATTATATCAGAGCTATCTGCCGTCAAACTTACTCCTGtagccaactagccccggtctcccctatATCCTGAAATGCAATTAGCATTTAGGATCCATGTTTTATTGGTGCCCCATGTACCTGGATTGGTAGATACATCGccttttatttgaataataatatggTTACATCAAATTgtaaggaaatacacacacacacacatgcacgcgtgtgctcgcacacacacaatacacacagacagacacaaatacacacacacacacacacacacacacacacacatatatatatatatatatatatatatatatatatatatatatatatatatatatatatgtatatgtttatatatatatatatatatatatatatatatatatatatatatatatatatatatatatatatatatatatatatatatatgtatatgtttatatatatatatatatatatatatatatatatatatatatatatatatatatatatatctttctatctatctacatatactgtatatatatatatatatatatatatatatatatatatatatatatatatatatatatatatctttctatctatctacatatactgtatatatatatatatatatatatatatatatatatatatatatatatatatatatatatatatatatatatatatatatatatatatatatatatatatatatatatatacactatatttatttatatatatatatatatatatatatatatatatatatatatatatatatatatatatatatatatatatatatatatatatatataaatatatatatatatatatatatatatatatatatatatatatatatgtatatatatatatatatatatatatatatatatatatatatatatatatatatatatatatttatatttatatatatacatatatatatatatatatatatatatatatatatatatatatatatatatatatatatatatatatatatatatatactctagtttacgtgacccgtcaaaaaggatgactagatattcatataaatatgctcACACATGCTACCTCCTCTCACTAGAAAATGACTCCTCCCTTCCCCCGACCCGAGAAATAGGGTGAGCTGAGCgtttccggatatatatatatatatatatatatatatatatatatatatatatatatatatatatatatatatatatatatatatatatatgtatatatatatatatatgtgtgtgtgtgtgtgtgtgtgtgtatgtgtctgtgtgtgtctgtgtctgtgtgtgtctgtgtctgtgtgtgtctatatCTGTGTGTATCACTAACCTTTTTTTTATACCTCATCACAACAGGGATGCTCTCGAGACCAAGTCTGCTATATAACCAGGGAAATTGTCAGAAGTCCTGTGGATAGCGAATCGCTTTGCCCACTCCTACGGGAGGAGGAACCTTGTACAGCGGGAATCTCTTGCCTGTTATACACTTGGCAAGTGGGAAATTGGACGTTTGCCCCTGAGCCATTCCTCCTGCAGGAAGGGGGTCAGGAATTGACCAGTCTCCTGTGTTGATTCCAACGGCGTCTCCGTTGCTGATTGGTGAGTTCAAATCCTCCTACCGATTCAGTTTTACGTTTGCTACTTAAAATTGCCTCTtagtatacatataatttattcattaggTTATTTAGTTACTTTTTGAGTGGGCTCACTTTAGCCCCTGATGAATTCTACCCCTCATTTGCCGCCTGTGGACGAGAAGAGGAGATGGTCCTCTTGGTGCGTTTCCACTACCTTTTTTTCCTCAAAATCTAGTGGTCCTTTGATGTCAGCTGGCCTTTACtggtatatttacattaattaatattttctcatcccagcccccccccccccctggtattGTCCTCGTGAGCTGAAACCATCGCCCTCAGAGACCTGGTGTTATGTGGATTACCCCATTGACTGTGAGGTCACAGCTTGGACTGCCTGGGACGACTCCAAGTGCTCCTGCGCTGAAAGCCGTAAGATTCAGAATTTATTGTTTTCGCCTTGAAATTAAGTATTAGAGTGGCTTCTTACTACTAGCCAAGGTCGTGGTTTGTCGTGGGCAGCTGGACATGAGGAGGAtccattttgtttgtttttat belongs to Palaemon carinicauda isolate YSFRI2023 chromosome 17, ASM3689809v2, whole genome shotgun sequence and includes:
- the LOC137656444 gene encoding uncharacterized protein yields the protein MDETGVTAVQKPVKVVARKGSKQIRKITSAERGTLVTVAITVSAIGNAIPPFFIFPRAHFRDRFLINIPPGSSGAANPSGWMKESDFVGFLDHFVKHTKCLKDCPAVLLLDNHESHLSIDGLNYCEANGIVALLFAPHCSHRMQPVDISIYGPLKKDFTLQEEDFMGANVTDRPLPNDLSEMQASQENGSSGMLNLQYIHQRLQTKLQTKLVLLPHSGMPN